DNA from Streptomyces sp. NBC_01476:
ATTGCGCCGGGAGATCGGGGCGATGACCAGGCCGGAGACCAGGGTCATCGGCAGCAGCAGCAGTCCGGCGGCGGTCTCGGACAGGCCGCGTACGGTCTCGACCCACTGGGTGATGCCGTAGAGCACGACGTACACGCACAGGAGCACGAGCCCGTAGCGCACGTAGGTACTGGTCAGGGCGCGGTTCGAGATCAGCAGACGGATGTCGAGGAACGGTGTGCGGGCCCGGAGTTCCCAGGTGACCAGCGCCAGCCACAGCGCGACCGAGACGATCAGCAGATACCAGTGGGTGGCGGGCAGGTCGAAGAGGAAGAGCAGCAGCGCGATCATCGCGGCGGCGAACCCGCCGATGCCGGGCAGGTCGAGGCGGGAGGCGATCTCGCGGGGGGACCGGGAGCGGTCGAGCGGGCCGTCGGGCGAGACCCAGGCCAGCGTCGCGGCCAGGCCGACCAGTGCCACGGGCACATTGACGAAGAAGACCGAGCGCCAGCCCAGCGCGCCGACCAGGACACCGCCGACCGGCAGGCCGAGGGAGGCGGTGGCGATGCCGGCGATCTGCAGTCCGCCGAGCACCCCGCCCGGTGGCCGGTCCAGGCCGGCCGCGCCCGCGCGGGTCCGGATGATCAGCATGGCGGTCGGATAGGCACATGACGTCCCCAGGCCGATGAGCACGCGGCTGAGCAGCAGCGTGATCAGGTTCTGGGCGAAGCCGCCGACGAGGCCGCCGGCGGCGACGAGCACGATCCCGACCAGGAACACCCGGCGCGGCCCGAACACTTCGGCGGCCTTGCCTGCGGTGGGCTGGGCGATGGCACTGGCCAGATACAGCGCGGTGACCAGCGCCGCGGTCTGCCCGATCGGCACGTGCAGCCCATGGGCGATGGGCACCAGGGCGGTCGCGATCAGCGAACTGTTGACCGGGTTGAGCGCCGAGCCGATGAAGAGCGGGGCGGTGAATTTCCACGGGAACGGACGATCGCCCCACGGTGCGGTGTCCGCGGGCGCCCGCGCGGGACGGGCCGGCGATCCGGCGGCAGGCATCACATACTCCAGGCAGCAGGCAACAGGTGGTCAGAGCCGCTCGGAGAGACGCTCGATCAGCGGCGCGGCGGCGTCGAGGATCGCGATCTCCTCGGGGGTGAACGACTCGGCCAGCGCGTCGGCGATCTTGTCCACGATGGCGCTGCGGCCCTGAGTGATCGCGGTACGGCCGGCCGGGGTGAGCGTGAGGATCGAGCGGCGGCCGTCGGTGGGGTCCGGCGTACGCGTGACCAGGCCGCGCTGTTCCAGGGCGGCGATGGTGGCGCCCATCGCCTGCGGGGTGATCTGCTCGCGCCGGGCCAGCCCCGCCGTGGTGGCAGGACCCGACCGGTCCAGCCGCGACAGCGCCGTCAGCTCCGGCCCGGTCAGGTCGCCCTCGGTCGCGGCCTCGTGGGTACGCCGTCTGAGCGCCCCGATGCTGATCCGCAGCCGGGTCGCGGTCTCGCGGACCGCGGTTGTGCCGTCCGCGGATTTCTTGGCACCGGCCTTCTTCGTCTCACTCACACTTGGAAGGCTAGCCTTCCAAGGGTGGGTTTGCAAACCCAGCCTTCCAATGGGATGCCGATGCGGGCGGTCCTGCGGGCGGTGCCGTGGGCGGTCCCGCGGTCGGTCCGGGACATCGGCGACCCCGTCCCGGCTGCGGGCCGCAGCACGCCATGGTTGCGCTGACCGGGCGAGTGGTGTGTGTGGCGGCGCCCCAGGGCCCTGTCGGCGGGTTTGACTGGCGTGCGGGGCACGGCGTGCGCCGCGGCCCGCACCCGGGCGGTCCGGCAGGCGGCAGAGCATGGGAAACGGCGCGGAGGTGCGGTGGCGGCAGGGGACGAGACAGCGGGCCCGCGGCTGGACTACGCCGCGCTGTTCGCGGCGGTGCCTGCGGCCTGCGTGGTCCTCGACCGGGACCTGACCATCGTGGCCGTCACCGACGCCTACACCGAGACCACCGGCCGCTCGGCGGCCGAGCTGACCGGCCGCGGCTTCTT
Protein-coding regions in this window:
- a CDS encoding MFS transporter is translated as MPAAGSPARPARAPADTAPWGDRPFPWKFTAPLFIGSALNPVNSSLIATALVPIAHGLHVPIGQTAALVTALYLASAIAQPTAGKAAEVFGPRRVFLVGIVLVAAGGLVGGFAQNLITLLLSRVLIGLGTSCAYPTAMLIIRTRAGAAGLDRPPGGVLGGLQIAGIATASLGLPVGGVLVGALGWRSVFFVNVPVALVGLAATLAWVSPDGPLDRSRSPREIASRLDLPGIGGFAAAMIALLLFLFDLPATHWYLLIVSVALWLALVTWELRARTPFLDIRLLISNRALTSTYVRYGLVLLCVYVVLYGITQWVETVRGLSETAAGLLLLPMTLVSGLVIAPISRRNLIRAPAVVAAFACLVASAGVLLLSASAWIGWIILITVVFGVAMGAAGAGNQTAVYAQAPADQLGTASGLLRTFGYVGSIASSAITGIVFHTHVTDNGVHLIGWIMVGVSVALVAMTLVDRTLRTAPGQ
- a CDS encoding MarR family winged helix-turn-helix transcriptional regulator, whose protein sequence is MSETKKAGAKKSADGTTAVRETATRLRISIGALRRRTHEAATEGDLTGPELTALSRLDRSGPATTAGLARREQITPQAMGATIAALEQRGLVTRTPDPTDGRRSILTLTPAGRTAITQGRSAIVDKIADALAESFTPEEIAILDAAAPLIERLSERL